In one window of Bernardetia sp. DNA:
- a CDS encoding polynucleotide kinase-phosphatase — MNKESKNTLKIPEIALVMLIGASSSGKSTFAKKHFLPTEVISSDNCRALISDDENNLSVTKEAFEVVHFLAKKRLELGKLVVIDALNIRKDDRAKLVQLAKDNYALAVAVVLDNPIKVLLERHENRNDRNFPKSVIDKQYNDYKQSLKSLKFEGFSYIHRINPREEYTFLRQKLWNNKKEEIGAFDIIGDVHGCFDELTELLEKLGYDIKKMENNTFEKGTYKVSHPENRRVIFLGDLTDRGSKSPKVLRLVMDMVADGKAFCVCGNHDDKLKKYLLGKNVNLNHGLEKTVLQLDEIDEEQRDNFKNEVKSFLSSLIAHYVLDDGKLVVVHAGLPENMHGRASASVRAFCLFGETTGEIDEFGLPVRYNWAKNYRGDAMVVYGHTPVPKAEWLNGTINIDTGCVFGGEMTALRYPEQELISVESKKVYENPAKPLELELSELNGNISAKNIESQLSIQQQQDDTLNIESILGKYIVQTKDFGKVIIREENSAAALEVMSRFAANPKWLIHLPPTMSPPEASKEESFLEHPIEVFNYYHKRGIRKVVCQEKHMGSRALAIICKDENIAISRFGLSKPAKGIIYTRTGRHFFNESEHENAFLTEIHKALTKSNFWEKHGTEWVCLDGELLPWSAKAKELIIRQYAAVGSAASLGISGALEALEKAKKRGLEVENIESTFQNRQTQIQKYIQSYRNYCRKTNGIEGLVFAPFHILATENATYFDKSHNWHLNEIDTFCKQNSTYLQVTNHLFVDLDNEEEKQKAIDWWLSMTKKGGEGMVVKPINYLNRHKGKLIQPAMKCRGSEYLRIIYGAEYDTPENLEKLKNRFVKKKRELAIDELSLGIESLERFIRKEPLRNIHQCVFGVLALESEGVDPRL; from the coding sequence ATGAATAAAGAATCAAAAAATACACTCAAAATTCCAGAAATTGCTTTGGTAATGCTCATTGGAGCAAGTAGTTCTGGAAAATCTACCTTTGCTAAAAAGCATTTTTTACCTACTGAAGTTATTTCTTCCGACAACTGCAGAGCCTTGATTTCAGATGACGAAAATAATCTCTCTGTTACAAAAGAAGCCTTTGAAGTAGTTCATTTTTTAGCAAAAAAACGCTTGGAACTTGGAAAATTGGTCGTTATTGATGCGCTTAACATTCGTAAAGATGACCGTGCAAAACTTGTCCAGTTGGCAAAAGATAATTATGCGCTTGCTGTGGCTGTGGTGTTGGATAATCCTATCAAAGTCTTATTAGAAAGACACGAAAATCGAAATGATAGAAACTTTCCTAAAAGTGTTATTGACAAACAATACAACGACTATAAACAATCTCTAAAATCACTCAAATTTGAAGGTTTTAGTTATATCCATCGTATTAATCCAAGAGAAGAATATACATTTCTAAGACAAAAACTTTGGAACAATAAAAAAGAAGAAATAGGAGCTTTTGACATCATTGGAGATGTTCATGGTTGTTTTGATGAGCTTACAGAGCTTCTTGAAAAACTTGGTTATGACATCAAAAAAATGGAAAACAATACTTTTGAAAAAGGAACGTATAAAGTCAGCCATCCAGAAAATAGAAGAGTTATTTTCTTAGGAGATTTGACAGACAGAGGAAGCAAATCACCAAAAGTTTTGCGCCTTGTGATGGATATGGTAGCTGATGGGAAGGCATTTTGCGTTTGTGGAAATCACGACGATAAACTTAAAAAGTATTTATTAGGAAAAAATGTAAATCTCAATCACGGATTAGAAAAAACAGTCTTGCAACTAGACGAAATTGATGAAGAACAAAGAGATAATTTTAAAAATGAAGTCAAATCTTTTCTTTCTTCTCTGATTGCTCACTATGTTTTGGATGATGGGAAACTGGTAGTGGTTCACGCTGGACTGCCAGAAAACATGCACGGTCGTGCTTCGGCTTCGGTGCGTGCATTTTGTTTGTTTGGAGAAACAACTGGAGAAATTGACGAATTTGGTTTGCCTGTACGTTATAACTGGGCTAAGAATTATCGTGGTGATGCGATGGTGGTGTATGGACATACGCCAGTTCCTAAAGCTGAATGGCTTAATGGTACAATCAACATCGATACAGGCTGCGTTTTTGGGGGGGAAATGACAGCTTTGCGCTACCCAGAACAAGAATTGATAAGTGTAGAGAGCAAAAAAGTTTATGAAAACCCTGCCAAGCCTTTAGAACTAGAACTAAGCGAGCTAAATGGGAATATAAGTGCTAAAAACATTGAGAGTCAACTTTCCATTCAACAACAACAAGATGATACCCTCAATATTGAATCTATTTTAGGAAAATACATTGTTCAGACCAAAGACTTTGGAAAAGTAATTATCAGAGAAGAAAATTCGGCTGCTGCCTTAGAGGTAATGAGCCGTTTTGCAGCTAATCCAAAGTGGCTTATTCATTTACCACCTACAATGTCACCACCAGAAGCAAGCAAGGAGGAAAGTTTTTTAGAACACCCTATCGAAGTTTTCAATTATTATCACAAAAGAGGAATTCGAAAAGTGGTTTGTCAAGAAAAACACATGGGTTCTCGTGCTTTAGCAATTATCTGTAAAGATGAAAATATAGCCATTTCTCGTTTTGGGCTTTCAAAGCCAGCAAAAGGAATTATTTATACACGAACAGGAAGACATTTTTTCAATGAATCAGAACACGAAAATGCTTTTTTGACAGAGATTCATAAAGCACTTACAAAATCTAATTTTTGGGAAAAACATGGTACAGAATGGGTTTGCCTAGATGGCGAACTGCTGCCGTGGAGTGCGAAGGCAAAAGAACTCATTATTCGTCAGTATGCAGCTGTGGGAAGTGCTGCCAGTTTGGGAATCAGTGGAGCATTGGAGGCTTTGGAGAAGGCAAAAAAGCGAGGCTTGGAAGTGGAAAACATTGAAAGTACGTTCCAAAATCGTCAAACTCAAATTCAGAAATATATTCAGTCTTATAGAAATTATTGTAGAAAAACGAATGGCATTGAAGGACTTGTCTTTGCACCCTTTCATATTTTGGCAACGGAAAATGCCACTTATTTCGATAAATCGCACAATTGGCATTTGAATGAAATTGATACATTTTGTAAACAAAACTCTACTTATCTTCAAGTTACAAATCACTTGTTTGTGGATTTGGATAACGAAGAGGAAAAACAAAAAGCGATAGATTGGTGGCTTTCTATGACTAAAAAAGGAGGAGAGGGAATGGTCGTAAAGCCAATAAATTATCTCAACAGGCACAAGGGGAAACTAATTCAGCCAGCCATGAAATGCAGAGGAAGTGAGTATTTGAGAATTATCTACGGTGCAGAATACGACACGCCAGAAAATTTAGAAAAACTCAAAAATCGTTTTGTAAAGAAAAAGCGAGAGCTTGCCATAGATGAGCTTTCATTAGGAATAGAATCTTTAGAACGATTCATTAGAAAAGAACCATTGAGAAATATTCATCAATGCGTTTTTGGAGTTTTGGCATTAGAAAGTGAAGGTGTTGACCCTCGTTTATAA
- a CDS encoding ACP phosphodiesterase encodes MNFLAHFFLSNEIENIIVGNFLGDFVRGKQYKNYPNEVAKGILLHRQIDTFTDKHPVVLQTNQRLHKSFRKYAPVITDIYYDHFLGVHFNKYNFENQSKDSELSSFAVFIYQTLEKNYELLPSLAQQVFLRMKKQDWLFHYSTLYGMEQSLNGLSRRAKYATHLHEAFDFLKQNYSTIENDFLLFFPDIIQFVQEKLNE; translated from the coding sequence ATGAATTTTCTCGCCCATTTTTTCTTATCCAATGAAATAGAAAATATAATTGTTGGTAATTTTTTAGGAGATTTTGTACGAGGAAAGCAATATAAAAACTATCCAAATGAAGTAGCTAAAGGTATTTTGCTACATAGGCAGATAGATACCTTTACAGACAAACACCCAGTGGTATTACAAACCAACCAACGTTTGCACAAGAGTTTTAGAAAATATGCGCCTGTTATTACAGATATTTATTATGACCACTTTCTAGGAGTACATTTTAATAAATATAATTTTGAAAATCAAAGTAAAGATAGTGAGTTATCTAGTTTTGCAGTATTTATTTATCAAACACTAGAAAAAAATTATGAACTATTACCCTCATTAGCACAACAAGTATTTTTGAGAATGAAAAAACAAGATTGGCTCTTTCATTATTCTACGCTATACGGTATGGAACAGTCCTTAAATGGACTCTCAAGAAGAGCAAAATATGCAACACATTTGCACGAAGCATTTGACTTTTTGAAACAAAATTATTCGACTATTGAAAATGATTTTTTACTGTTTTTTCCAGATATTATACAATTTGTTCAAGAAAAATTAAATGAATAA
- a CDS encoding tetratricopeptide repeat-containing sensor histidine kinase, translated as MKFIVSLILVSGLYWTVGYSQNVKELDSLIHALDLRQNEDSIKLHLYNTIVMKTIKNDNETAFQYAEKGYTLAQKFVPTRLVAIASYHYAKVLQTKGEHLKAAQVIEHQILDFVTQRKITPPFLFHQLGKIYDETGNKVEALNSYLRAFEVWRSYEQPLLTKEDFYESIGNLYLESNQYKEAQYYYSELLKWASKTEGENKKTQATAAHGLAKVFIAKKDYKNALNYLQKSEEFCVGKSKKKCLLATYDLYSELYFTQFEYNLAKEYAFEALQIAEVLGEKQQAILLSIRLGDIYSAEGSYDKAELFLKRAETTALSLNNNLLYKQVYFSFANLYEKNQKAKMALNYYRKYLAYKDSVNNELSIRKINSLQMQFEQERHRQEIDMLEMNQREKQLQQQAEVEKAQMFNIVGLIAVITLGIIAFLIYNRYRYGERTQKILKQQSDSIQKQNQKLQSINQQLTESRNELNAINKTKDRFFSIVAHDLKGPLNSLKGYSHLIATFGEKLPKEEIISMAADQERTLDNLYKFLEDLLSWSRIQMKAVEIKPKNVEVKEIVDKMCDILIPQIEEKQIDARCINIEEKVVFADENAVFTILRNLVSNAIKFTPREGKIRVEAEWQDKKNFVKISVSDTGVGMPQEVAKKLFKLDNKYSTKGTEGEKGTGLGLIICKEFVEQNKGEIGVETKEGEGTTFWFTLPSKNTSLDSTDIQEEEISTLQTSN; from the coding sequence ATGAAGTTTATAGTATCACTTATTTTAGTTAGTGGTTTGTATTGGACTGTGGGTTATTCACAAAATGTAAAAGAGTTAGATAGCCTAATACATGCCTTAGACCTTCGTCAGAATGAAGATAGTATTAAGTTACATCTTTACAATACTATCGTAATGAAGACTATAAAAAATGATAATGAAACGGCATTTCAATATGCCGAAAAAGGCTATACATTGGCACAAAAGTTTGTACCTACTCGTTTAGTTGCTATTGCCTCTTATCATTATGCCAAAGTATTGCAGACAAAAGGAGAACATTTGAAGGCTGCACAAGTCATCGAACATCAAATTTTAGATTTTGTAACACAAAGAAAAATTACTCCTCCATTTCTATTCCATCAATTAGGTAAAATATATGATGAAACAGGCAATAAGGTAGAGGCTTTGAATAGTTATTTGAGAGCTTTCGAAGTTTGGCGAAGTTATGAACAGCCTTTACTTACCAAAGAAGATTTTTATGAAAGTATAGGAAATCTATATTTAGAGAGTAATCAATACAAGGAAGCCCAATATTACTATTCAGAACTCTTGAAATGGGCGAGTAAAACTGAAGGTGAGAATAAAAAAACACAAGCTACAGCAGCTCACGGTTTAGCCAAAGTATTTATTGCTAAAAAGGATTATAAAAATGCTTTAAATTACCTCCAAAAGTCGGAAGAATTTTGTGTAGGAAAGTCAAAAAAGAAATGTTTGTTGGCTACCTACGACTTATATTCTGAACTTTATTTTACACAATTTGAATACAACCTTGCCAAAGAATATGCTTTTGAAGCATTACAAATTGCTGAAGTATTAGGAGAGAAGCAGCAAGCTATTTTGTTATCTATCCGTTTAGGAGATATTTATAGTGCAGAAGGCTCTTATGATAAAGCAGAGTTGTTTTTAAAACGTGCAGAAACCACTGCTCTGTCGCTAAACAACAATCTACTGTACAAACAAGTCTATTTTTCTTTTGCCAACCTGTATGAAAAGAACCAAAAAGCAAAGATGGCTTTAAATTATTATAGGAAATACTTGGCTTATAAGGATTCGGTAAACAATGAACTCTCTATTCGAAAAATCAATAGCCTTCAAATGCAATTCGAACAAGAAAGGCATCGACAGGAGATTGATATGTTGGAGATGAACCAGCGAGAAAAACAATTACAACAACAAGCAGAGGTAGAAAAGGCACAAATGTTTAATATTGTGGGCTTAATAGCTGTCATTACCTTAGGAATAATTGCATTTCTTATCTACAACCGTTATCGTTATGGAGAACGCACACAGAAAATCCTTAAACAACAGAGTGATTCCATTCAAAAACAAAATCAAAAGTTACAGTCTATAAATCAGCAACTTACAGAGTCAAGAAATGAACTCAATGCCATTAATAAGACAAAAGACCGTTTTTTTTCTATCGTAGCTCACGACCTCAAAGGTCCTCTAAATTCTTTGAAGGGATATTCTCATCTTATTGCTACTTTCGGAGAAAAACTTCCAAAAGAGGAAATAATAAGTATGGCTGCTGACCAAGAACGCACACTAGACAATCTATACAAATTTTTAGAAGACCTACTCTCTTGGTCAAGAATACAGATGAAAGCTGTTGAAATCAAGCCTAAAAATGTAGAGGTAAAGGAAATAGTAGATAAAATGTGTGATATATTGATACCTCAAATAGAAGAAAAACAGATAGATGCAAGATGTATTAATATAGAGGAAAAGGTAGTATTTGCCGATGAAAATGCTGTTTTTACAATATTGAGAAATTTGGTTTCAAATGCAATAAAATTTACACCAAGAGAAGGTAAAATAAGAGTAGAGGCAGAGTGGCAGGATAAAAAGAACTTTGTAAAAATATCGGTTAGCGATACAGGGGTTGGTATGCCTCAAGAAGTAGCTAAAAAGCTATTCAAATTAGATAATAAATACTCTACAAAAGGAACAGAGGGCGAAAAAGGAACAGGATTAGGACTAATTATTTGTAAAGAATTTGTAGAGCAAAACAAAGGCGAAATAGGTGTAGAAACTAAAGAAGGAGAAGGCACAACATTTTGGTTTACGCTCCCTTCAAAAAACACCTCTCTTGATTCAACAGACATACAAGAAGAAGAAATTTCTACTCTACAAACATCTAACTAA
- a CDS encoding 3' terminal RNA ribose 2'-O-methyltransferase Hen1: MLLEITTTHTPATDLGFLLHKHPDNIQEKKLAVGKAHIFYSEANQNRCTACLLLDINPIEVIKNKKGMRHFLKENYVNDRTYTSNSFMSTAIVKSFGSAINGTCHTRPELPSTKMPFEVRLHAVNVENEEQLEKLFKPLGYEIEYERYDLDSQFTEWGTSKTLTLSLKKTTTLQELLSQLYVFILVLDNQRHYWIAEGEIDLLKRRGKGWLDTHPEKEWIVKRFLKYIPELTYSAKLNLLQDEEDVNTIQKKEKEPNLHQKRLLKAFQLLKKSDAKSVLDVGCGEGKLLKLLLKDSQFQKIGGTDVAFSELQKANEKLYLDTASPYIKEKITLFQSSVTYQDERFLDYDAIALVEVIEHIDEERLEVFEKNIFGYARPKTVVLSTPNSEYNVLFEKLYADEFRHDDHRFEWSREEFKNWCQKISKNYGYDFEIFPVGEEIENVGAPSQTVLFKL, encoded by the coding sequence ATGCTATTAGAAATCACAACTACCCACACTCCTGCAACGGACTTGGGTTTTTTGCTCCATAAACATCCAGATAATATTCAAGAAAAGAAATTAGCTGTTGGAAAAGCTCATATTTTTTATTCAGAAGCGAATCAAAATCGTTGTACAGCTTGTCTTCTGCTAGACATTAATCCGATTGAGGTAATAAAGAATAAGAAAGGAATGCGTCATTTTTTGAAGGAAAATTATGTAAATGACCGAACCTATACGAGTAACTCTTTTATGAGTACAGCTATTGTAAAATCCTTTGGCTCTGCTATCAATGGAACGTGTCATACTCGTCCAGAACTGCCTTCTACAAAAATGCCTTTTGAGGTAAGACTTCACGCTGTCAATGTAGAAAATGAAGAACAACTAGAAAAACTTTTTAAGCCTTTAGGTTATGAAATTGAATATGAAAGGTATGATTTGGATAGTCAATTTACAGAGTGGGGAACAAGCAAAACACTTACACTTTCTCTTAAAAAAACAACGACTTTGCAAGAATTGCTCTCACAACTCTATGTCTTTATTTTGGTTTTGGATAATCAACGTCATTATTGGATTGCAGAAGGAGAAATTGACCTATTAAAAAGACGTGGAAAAGGTTGGTTAGATACACACCCAGAAAAAGAGTGGATTGTAAAACGTTTTTTAAAATATATTCCAGAACTGACTTATTCTGCTAAACTTAATCTTTTGCAAGACGAAGAAGATGTAAATACAATTCAAAAAAAAGAAAAAGAGCCTAATCTTCATCAAAAAAGACTGCTCAAAGCCTTTCAACTTCTAAAAAAGAGCGATGCTAAGAGTGTATTGGATGTAGGATGTGGAGAGGGAAAGTTGTTGAAATTACTTTTGAAAGATTCACAGTTTCAAAAAATTGGAGGAACAGATGTAGCCTTTTCAGAACTTCAAAAAGCTAATGAAAAATTGTATTTAGACACGGCTTCACCTTATATTAAGGAAAAAATAACATTGTTTCAAAGCTCAGTTACATATCAAGATGAGCGATTTTTAGATTACGATGCGATTGCGCTTGTTGAGGTTATAGAACATATTGATGAGGAACGTTTGGAAGTATTTGAGAAAAATATTTTTGGCTATGCTCGTCCCAAAACAGTAGTTCTTTCTACTCCAAATTCGGAATATAATGTTCTTTTTGAAAAACTCTATGCCGATGAGTTTAGACACGACGACCATCGCTTTGAATGGTCAAGAGAAGAGTTTAAAAACTGGTGTCAGAAAATTTCAAAAAACTATGGCTATGATTTTGAAATTTTTCCTGTGGGAGAAGAAATAGAAAACGTAGGCGCACCTTCTCAAACCGTACTTTTCAAGTTGTAG
- a CDS encoding two-component regulator propeller domain-containing protein, whose product MSFSIKSHFSFFLRVIFLLFFVFQNTFVLENQKTTGLYAQTPILEWRFDKITSQDGLSQNTVTCMLQDNLGFIWMGTQNGLNRYDASSFKIYKPQKNKTSLPDNHITYLLQTEDNFIWIGTQNGGLARLNTITEEFETFSHNSQNPLSLSAGIVTCILEDSKGRLWVGTSVGGLNLFNPTSKTFDHYRNDEKNQNSIAQNHITDLIEDYQKRLWVATADGGLDRFEESENKFVHFRPSIYGSSSSAPSSEQIVGLEVLNNTNSKNTALSNKLWVATRDGGINILDLDTEIFTVLEANEKRTIDKAGKPTTSNLFSGKIVTTFKSFENEIFVGTQEDGVLIINALTNQIKRLESNPSLRYSLSNNHITSIFKDNQNSIWIGTLAEGVNKFNPIKNKFAHFREEADKTGSLPDSRITSIIKSKNNNLWIGTASGGVAVLLKENIKERIFKTYQHRENDKTTIASDKVSVIYEDHQNQIWIGTSEGLEKFNADKNIFEEVVLYNEKLSQSNKLSVKAIHQDTKNNYWIGLYQQGLLKISPTGETKLFKTEPYNDFSLSNDYVRVIFEDRIGNLWIGTEDGLNLYDNSPNSEKFVRYMHQIENPNSISNDEILSITEDDNGNIWVGTANGLNKFDVKNGIFTTLTEKEGLPNNIIHGVVCDLQNRIWVSTSQGIAELDPYSKTIRSYDISDGLQSNEFISGSSFQEKIIVDGEEKQGFIYFGGINGYNRFNPDSLSYNTDVPKLVFTQFSLFNQPLSPSNKDSYLEKTIPYTNQIELPYDANVFSIEFSVLDFIAPHKTTYSYYLEGFDKEWHTTSRNFVTYTNLASGNYTLKVKGSNSDGIWNDTGIEMSIIVTPPFWRTWWFISLSFFFSLAAVIGGYRIRTYQIQEQKRRLEYQVEERTNELAEKTWELENQTKQLESQNALLEKQSKEIQVAYDNVNTLSEVGQKITSTLDMRQMIETVFQNVSNLMPVDRFGIGVFNEESQRIEFPFFVEEETYFPFHTKSLRDKKRLSVICYENQKEICINDFEKENKNYGTDGIEMELGKTPKSAAYFPLSVEQHAIGILTVQSFQKNAYSEQQLTILRSLAAYTSIALDNARAYKTIETNNRNITDSIRYALTIQQAMLPERELLSSLFEEHFVIFKPLSMVSGDFYWVTKVENRTYAAIIDCTGHGVPGGFMSVIGKTLLDEIVQTQQIKEPAKVLEILDKNTRAVLKQDQTSNDDGMDIALFCIEDSPTDEKIKITFSGAKRPLYYVEDSKIEVIKGDRRSIGGRLRNNPIPFTNNECLVKKGTQIYLTTDGFADQPNTERKKIGSLGLRKFIEHNASNDMEKQRMNLLKLLREHQQESAQVDDISLIGLRV is encoded by the coding sequence ATGTCATTTTCTATAAAAAGTCATTTTTCGTTTTTTCTCCGTGTTATTTTTCTCCTCTTTTTTGTTTTTCAAAATACATTCGTACTGGAAAACCAAAAGACAACAGGGTTATATGCCCAAACTCCTATCTTAGAGTGGCGTTTTGATAAAATTACTTCACAAGATGGCTTGTCTCAAAACACTGTAACTTGCATGCTGCAAGACAACTTAGGATTTATTTGGATGGGTACACAAAATGGTTTGAACAGATACGATGCTAGTAGTTTCAAAATCTACAAACCTCAAAAAAATAAAACCTCACTTCCCGACAATCATATTACCTACCTACTACAAACCGAAGATAATTTTATTTGGATTGGTACACAAAATGGAGGATTAGCAAGGCTAAATACTATCACAGAAGAATTTGAAACATTTTCACACAATTCGCAAAACCCTCTTAGTCTGAGTGCAGGAATAGTTACTTGTATCTTAGAAGACTCTAAAGGGAGGCTTTGGGTAGGAACTTCTGTTGGTGGACTAAACCTTTTTAATCCAACTTCAAAAACCTTTGACCATTATAGAAACGATGAAAAAAATCAGAATTCTATTGCACAAAATCATATTACTGACCTCATTGAAGATTACCAAAAACGACTTTGGGTAGCCACAGCAGACGGAGGGCTAGACCGTTTTGAAGAAAGTGAAAATAAGTTCGTACACTTCAGACCTAGCATTTATGGTAGCAGTTCTAGCGCACCAAGTAGTGAGCAAATTGTAGGGTTAGAAGTTTTAAATAATACAAACTCAAAAAACACAGCACTTTCCAACAAATTATGGGTAGCCACTCGGGATGGTGGTATAAATATTTTAGACTTAGATACTGAAATATTTACTGTGTTGGAAGCAAATGAAAAAAGAACTATTGATAAAGCTGGAAAGCCTACAACAAGCAATCTTTTTTCTGGGAAAATAGTTACCACCTTCAAGAGTTTTGAAAATGAGATTTTTGTAGGCACGCAAGAAGATGGTGTTTTGATTATAAACGCTCTGACAAATCAGATAAAAAGACTAGAATCTAACCCTTCCTTGCGTTATTCGTTGAGTAACAATCATATTACAAGTATTTTTAAAGACAATCAGAATAGTATTTGGATAGGAACTCTTGCTGAAGGAGTAAATAAATTCAATCCTATTAAAAATAAATTTGCCCACTTCAGAGAAGAAGCAGACAAAACAGGTAGCCTTCCAGACAGTAGAATCACCAGCATTATTAAATCAAAAAACAATAATCTTTGGATTGGAACAGCAAGTGGAGGTGTAGCTGTTTTGCTTAAAGAAAATATAAAGGAACGTATTTTCAAAACCTATCAGCATAGGGAAAACGACAAAACAACGATTGCTAGTGATAAAGTTTCTGTTATTTATGAAGACCATCAAAATCAAATTTGGATAGGTACATCAGAAGGCTTAGAAAAATTTAATGCTGACAAAAATATTTTTGAAGAAGTAGTATTATATAATGAAAAACTTAGTCAGAGCAATAAACTATCCGTAAAAGCTATCCATCAAGATACTAAAAATAATTATTGGATAGGCTTGTATCAACAAGGATTATTGAAAATTTCGCCTACTGGAGAAACCAAACTTTTTAAAACCGAACCTTACAACGACTTTAGTTTGAGTAATGATTATGTCAGAGTAATCTTTGAAGACCGTATCGGAAATCTTTGGATAGGTACAGAAGATGGACTAAATCTCTATGATAATTCTCCAAATAGTGAAAAGTTTGTGCGTTATATGCACCAAATAGAAAACCCAAATAGCATTAGTAACGATGAGATTTTATCAATTACAGAAGATGACAATGGTAATATTTGGGTGGGTACAGCCAATGGTTTGAATAAGTTTGATGTCAAAAATGGAATTTTTACTACTCTTACTGAAAAAGAAGGATTGCCTAACAACATTATTCATGGCGTAGTTTGTGATTTGCAAAACCGTATTTGGGTTAGTACAAGCCAAGGGATAGCAGAGCTTGACCCTTATTCCAAAACTATTCGCTCTTATGATATTTCTGATGGTTTACAGAGTAACGAGTTTATTTCGGGTTCGTCTTTTCAAGAAAAAATTATAGTAGATGGAGAGGAAAAACAAGGATTTATCTATTTTGGTGGAATAAATGGTTACAACCGTTTTAATCCTGATAGTTTGAGCTACAATACTGATGTTCCCAAACTTGTTTTTACACAGTTCTCACTTTTCAATCAACCTTTATCTCCTTCTAATAAAGATTCTTATTTGGAAAAAACTATTCCTTATACAAATCAAATTGAGCTACCCTACGATGCCAATGTTTTTTCTATTGAATTTTCAGTTTTAGATTTTATTGCTCCACACAAAACTACCTACTCTTATTATTTGGAAGGATTTGACAAAGAGTGGCACACTACAAGCCGTAATTTTGTTACTTATACCAATCTTGCCTCTGGAAATTATACTTTGAAAGTAAAAGGCTCTAATAGCGATGGAATTTGGAACGATACAGGCATTGAGATGAGTATTATTGTAACGCCTCCGTTTTGGCGTACGTGGTGGTTTATTTCACTTAGTTTTTTCTTTTCCTTAGCTGCTGTTATTGGGGGTTATAGAATCAGAACGTATCAGATACAAGAACAAAAACGTCGCTTGGAATATCAAGTAGAAGAGCGTACTAACGAACTAGCTGAAAAAACGTGGGAACTAGAAAATCAGACCAAACAACTTGAAAGCCAAAATGCACTTTTAGAAAAACAATCGAAGGAAATACAAGTGGCTTACGATAATGTAAATACGCTTAGTGAAGTAGGACAAAAAATTACTTCTACCTTAGATATGCGACAAATGATAGAAACGGTTTTTCAGAATGTAAGCAATCTTATGCCTGTCGATAGATTTGGAATTGGTGTTTTCAATGAAGAGTCTCAGCGAATAGAATTTCCGTTTTTTGTGGAAGAAGAAACCTATTTTCCGTTTCATACAAAGTCGTTGAGAGATAAAAAACGACTTTCTGTAATTTGTTATGAAAATCAAAAGGAAATCTGTATCAATGATTTTGAAAAGGAGAATAAAAATTATGGCACAGACGGAATTGAAATGGAACTTGGCAAAACTCCAAAATCAGCAGCCTATTTTCCTTTGAGTGTAGAGCAGCACGCCATTGGTATTCTTACTGTACAGAGTTTTCAAAAAAATGCCTATTCTGAGCAGCAGCTTACTATTTTGCGTTCTTTGGCAGCCTATACTTCGATTGCCTTAGACAATGCAAGAGCATACAAAACCATTGAGACCAACAACCGAAACATTACTGACTCTATTCGTTATGCGCTTACCATTCAGCAAGCCATGTTGCCAGAGAGAGAATTATTAAGTTCTCTCTTTGAAGAACACTTTGTTATCTTCAAGCCTCTTTCTATGGTTTCGGGAGATTTTTATTGGGTAACTAAAGTAGAAAACAGAACGTATGCAGCCATTATTGATTGTACAGGACATGGCGTACCAGGTGGTTTTATGTCTGTTATTGGAAAAACACTTTTAGATGAGATTGTGCAAACACAACAAATCAAAGAACCTGCAAAAGTTTTAGAGATTTTAGATAAAAACACTCGTGCTGTTTTGAAGCAAGACCAGACTTCTAACGACGATGGAATGGACATTGCTCTTTTTTGTATAGAGGATAGCCCAACAGACGAAAAAATCAAAATTACATTTTCAGGAGCAAAGCGTCCGTTATATTATGTAGAGGATTCAAAAATAGAAGTTATAAAAGGCGACCGTCGTTCTATTGGAGGACGATTGAGAAATAATCCTATTCCATTTACAAATAATGAGTGTTTGGTAAAAAAAGGAACACAAATTTATCTTACCACAGATGGTTTTGCAGACCAGCCCAATACAGAACGCAAAAAAATAGGGTCTTTAGGGCTAAGAAAATTTATAGAACACAATGCCTCTAATGACATGGAAAAACAGCGCATGAATCTGTTGAAACTACTAAGAGAACATCAACAAGAAAGCGCACAAGTAGATGATATTAGTCTGATTGGTTTGAGAGTTTGA